The Bacteroidia bacterium DNA window TATTGATATTTTCATGAAGAAACGTGGACTGCGTAAATGGAATGCTGTCAGCCAGCACTAAAAAACTAGTGCTATCTTGGTGGCGGGAATAAAGCCGGTAATGCGAAACAAAGATATTTTCCAATGAATCGGGCGGCCAGGTGAGCAGAATCTTGCCCTCCGAAGAAGATGTGGAATCTACCGTTGCGTGGAAAGTTTCAGGCGATCGATAAAACTCATCCGGTGTAATTTTAATGTTTACCGTATCAAAAGCGGCACAGCCGCTTGAGTCGGTAATCCGTACCCAATAATTGCCTTCTTCGTATGCCCAAGTTTGCCCCAACGTATCATAATTGGACCAGTAATATACGCTGTGGCCCGTATCTGCTTTCAGTTGCACACTATCGCCCCGGCAAAAAATGGTGGTGGTATCTGCATCAATTTCTGTGGGGAAAAAGCATTCTGTGAATTTTATGAGAAAGGCATCACCGTCACCAGAATAAACGGTTTGAAAAGCACCTGATGTAACCGGGAAATCATTTGAGGTTGTATTTGAGCTTGTCCTTCCTGTCAGATAAATACATTTTGCTACACCATTATAATCAATGCCATGGCCAATGGTTGTATAGCTGCCACCGTAGTAGCTGGCATAGTGCCGATTACCGGAATAATCAAGTTGAAGAACGGCAGCAAGTAATGTTGCTGAACCAAAATTTGTTTGGAAAGAATGTTTGGTGACTGGAAATAATGAAGAAGTAATACGGCCTGTGGCTATGACTTTACCATATTTTGCCTTCAAATCAAGAAACCAACCTTTCCCAAAATAACCACCCCAAACAAAAGAATGAGACGCAGAGAATTTTATCAAATAAATATTTGGCCCGTTGGAGGAAACAGGTAACAACCCATTTTGGGAAACTGGTAAAGTATCCTCGTCATTGGCAACTGAAAGATAATATTCGCCAAATTCGTCCGCAGTTATATGAATGGAGTTCGGCCATATTAGATCAGTCCCAAAATAAGAACCATAAAGCCGCGAACCTGTACTATCCATAATAGTTATAAACGCAATTCGATTGACTAGCGTTGTAGATTGGTAAGCATTAGATGTAACTGATAAATTTAGATTGTTTGTACCACCTGCAATATAAACTTGCTCGTCCTTTCCTACGTCAATACTTTCCGCAATGCCACCACCGAAAGTATTTGCCCCTACTCCAAGATAAGTAGACCAATTTCTCCCCCCACTATTATTGAACTTCACTGCGACACCATCATGTAAGCTACCAGTTTTAGCATTCAAATATGCCCCGGATGAGACAGGAAAATCTGTACTATTTGAAAAGCCGGCAGCATATACACTCCCTGAATGTCCAATTGCTAATTCATTTAATTCATCCCGATCGCTTCCCCCAATATATGTTGCCCAAGACCGTGTTCCATCGGAATTGAACTTTATCACTATCCCATCCTTACCAATTCCTGTTGCGGGACCTGAATAGGATGCCTGAAAAGCATTGAGTGTTGGCAAACCATCGCCAGCATAACCACAAACAAAGAGTTCAGACGAATTGAAAATACTAATATCCAAAAATTCCGTGGTATGGTATCCTCCATAATATGTGGACCATTGCAAACTTCCGGAGCTGTCAAATTTAGAAATAAAACCACAAGGGCTTCCGGATCGGGTAGTTTGAAAGGCCCCTGTGGTAACTGGAAAATCAGTGCTCTCAGTTCTGCCGGCTACATACACGTTGCCTAATGTATCGGAAATTACTCCATTACCATCTTCTGATCCTGAACCTCCTAGAAAAGTGGACCAAACGCGCACAAATGGATCAATTATTAATTCTTCATCCAGGTTGTAATTTTCGGTAGTAAATGACAAAATGCGGTTTGACAAATTGAAGTTGCATTCTATTTCATGACCGTTCTGATAAGCCACGGGCGCGTGTTCGGTGATATTCCCAAGAGGGGTTTCGGCATTAAACTGTCCCTGTCCATCAATAAAAATATTTTCTGCTCCGGTATATTTCATCCTGATCTCGTTAATGTCGCCTCCGGGATGCACGATTAAATCGTACTTTAAACCTTGGACTCCGCCTTCTTCTGAAAAATAAAATACAAGATCAATGTGTGGATATAAATCTTTATAAATAATTTTTTTAAATGTAGGTACATTCTCAATACCATCCGGGCAGTGGGGAAAATAATAATTAAAATATGGCCCTGCAGCATCTTCGCCAACCGTAATTGATTCGGTATTTGCACCCAAAAAGTCTACATCCACCCTGTGGAGTTGCAAATTCACTTCTGGTTTGCCATCCTCGTCACTATAAAATTTATCGCGGTTTGCCTCCTGTGCCGCCATTTCCTCATAATGCGATAGCACATAGCTGATGCCGTTTTTGCGCAGGTATATGGTTTGGCCCTTCAGGTTTGCCTGGAACAGGATGTCAGGGGTGGGCCTGCCATCAGTGTCGGTAAGCTGTCCTTGGTTTTGGATAAAGCCAAGGGAGGAGGTTCCTTGAAAACCTTGTGCCGCTGCACCCAAAGAACCCGCTAAGACCAGCGAAAGCGAAAAGAAACACAGAAGTTTGAAAAAAAATGGCATGAGCAGCAATTGAGTAAAAGAAACAAGTTCGTCTAATCTAACTACATCAAATTTCTCAAAAAGATTTCATTCTGAGAAACATTCATCTTTTCCGCACTCGTCATACCCTTTGTTGAAGCCTGGCAATGGGAGAAAATTCAATTTCGAAAGAAGGGGATAAAATGATATTACTCCACCACCGTCACAGTCCCCACCTCCCTCAGCACCTCACCATCAAAACCGCTCACGGTGATGCGGAAGAGGTAGACGCCTGACGGAGCATTAGCGCCATCCCAGGGCTGGGAGGTTTCGGTGGTGTAGATGAGTTCGCCCCAGCGGTTGAAGATGCGCATGGAGTAGGACTTGATCCAGGCGCCAGCGGGGCCGAAGCTGTCGTTGATGCCGTCTGCCTGGCCGGGCGAGAAGGCGTTGGGTATCCACAGTTTGGGGGCCTAGCGGGTGCAGACTACGATGGACGTATTCGCCTAAATATTTTTAAGGTTTGCAGGCAGTTGTGCAACTCTGGGCTTCTGCCCGGAAGTATAATATTCAGAAACATACTGAGAATCACATATTGTAATTCTGTGTAATTGCGATAACATTCCGGGCTACAAACATGAAGGCGCCAGACAGCTTGAAACCGTCTGACGCCTAAGCGCTTTATTTCATGATTGGCAATACAGTATATTATACCTTTTTTACTCTTACTGAATTCATTCCTTTCATTCCCCGCTCCAGCTCGAAAGTGACTGTATCGCCTTCTTCAATTTTATCTATTAATCCATTGACGTGGACAAAATAGCGGTCGTTGGTGCCGGGTACTTTAATGAAACCGAATCCTTTACAATGATCAAAAAAGTCAACTTTTCCTTTTAGGACAGCATCAGTTTCATCCTTCTCTCTTTTTGGAACGCCCAGCGGAATGCTGCTCAAATCAATTTTTTTCTTTTTTGCCGGATCGGGTGGGGTATCCGTAATATTCCCATTTTCATCAATATAGGCTAGCATGTTTTCAAGAGCTCCTCCTTCTGAGTTGGCTTTGCGCTCATCACGCTTCTCCTGCTTTTCAAGCCTTTTCTTCATTCTTTTCTTTTCTCTTTCTTTCTTATTAAAAGTTTCCTGCGATTTGCCCATTTTGGTTTTTTTAGTTTAATAAAGACACAACATGTAGCGCGGTGCTCATAACGCTCAAAATTGCCGGTGCTTCCTATCGCAATACTGATACCGCAAAGGAAAAGAGGGTAGCATAAAAAATAATTTTTAATTTAATCTCAAATGCCGATCATTGCCGGGTTACCGGATCAATGTCACATTTCCCTTGAGATATTGCACTGATTTATCACTGCCGGAAAATGAGATGATATAAACATACACATCATCAGGGGCTTCTCCGCCCCTGTAGGTTCCATCCCATTGATCTTTGAGTGAGGAACTTTTGAATACCCGTTGCCCCCACCGGTCGTATATGAGCAATTCATATTCAAAGACAAAAAGTCCCTGAACGGCAAAATAGTCATTGGTGCCATTTCCATTAGGACTGAATACGTTAGGAGCGTACAGCGTTGGTGGCACCATCAGGCAGCTTGTGTTGGAGAGGCTCCAAACATTTTTCGTGGCGGAAGCCGAATCCTCCTCCCGCATTGCCCTGATCTGGTAGCAATACTCCGGCAGGCTGTTCAGGTCGGTCTGGTGGTCTTCCCATTGCAGTTCTGCTATGTCCGTCAATGATGCCAGGCTCCTGAAGTTTCCGGCCTGGTCCTGTACTTCAATCCCATGGGCGCGGGTTCCGAGGCGCCAGCCATTATAAGCAGACCATTCCAATTGAGGAACGGGATGAGCCGTGGTGTCTGTTGTCAGCACCATCGTCTGGCCGGGATTGCTCCATTCGCTTACATCCCCGCAACTGTCAATATACCTGATGCGATACGTGTAGCTTTCATCATCCACCTCCACCTGCCTATCCCGGTAACTGAGCGTGGTACCTGATAATTCATTATTTAATACTTCAAATGACCCAAAAGGATCTTTACGCTCCAGAATATATTGCCTGATATTCACCAAAGGTTGTGGCTCCCACTCCACCAGTATCCATTTATCTTCTTCTACCGTAGCCCTTCTTAATTCTGGTGCCGGAACAACCGGAATATATACCGGTAACGCATCATCCCAATCGCTCTTGCTTTCCATCAGGTGGCCTCCATCCTCGTTGGCTATCACCCTGTAGCGGTGATTAACGTAACAGATAATTGATGAATCTATAAAAACTGAGCTGTCGCCAGATACGGTGGCGATCAGCGAATATCCGCTCGGTTCATCCGCATTGTCGCGGTACAGATGATATTTCTGGACCGGCCATCCGGAATAATGATTCCAGCTTACGATGTTGCGATTGGTATCAGGTTCTGCCTCAATATTTACAGAACAATGAGACCGCGTTCTGTCAAGCACACTGAAAAACCCACAGGTGTTTTCAAACTGCACATTAAAGCAATAGCTGCTGTTAAGGGTACTCAGATTTTCATAAATAAATACGGTATCACTCTTTATATTGGAAATGCCCACCTTCTCCCATTTTTGTTCTGAATTTTTTATATAAAAATGATATGCCTTAAAATCAATTTCAGGATACGGGGCGAATTCCATTTTAACCCGTTCTTCATCCTCCACCGTTACTCGATAAATAAAAGGAGTAAGATGATCAATACTATCGCCCACCGCAATATCATAGATAAAGGTGTCCTTACATCCGAAGCTATTTGTGGCAATGAGTTTTACGCTATACCAATCTTTGCGCGTGAAAATATGCGCAGGATTTTCATCCTGGCTTGTCGTCCCGTCATCAAAATTCCAGAAGTATTGGGTGATGGGCTTTTCGCTTTTG harbors:
- a CDS encoding SBBP repeat-containing protein; this translates as MPFFFKLLCFFSLSLVLAGSLGAAAQGFQGTSSLGFIQNQGQLTDTDGRPTPDILFQANLKGQTIYLRKNGISYVLSHYEEMAAQEANRDKFYSDEDGKPEVNLQLHRVDVDFLGANTESITVGEDAAGPYFNYYFPHCPDGIENVPTFKKIIYKDLYPHIDLVFYFSEEGGVQGLKYDLIVHPGGDINEIRMKYTGAENIFIDGQGQFNAETPLGNITEHAPVAYQNGHEIECNFNLSNRILSFTTENYNLDEELIIDPFVRVWSTFLGGSGSEDGNGVISDTLGNVYVAGRTESTDFPVTTGAFQTTRSGSPCGFISKFDSSGSLQWSTYYGGYHTTEFLDISIFNSSELFVCGYAGDGLPTLNAFQASYSGPATGIGKDGIVIKFNSDGTRSWATYIGGSDRDELNELAIGHSGSVYAAGFSNSTDFPVSSGAYLNAKTGSLHDGVAVKFNNSGGRNWSTYLGVGANTFGGGIAESIDVGKDEQVYIAGGTNNLNLSVTSNAYQSTTLVNRIAFITIMDSTGSRLYGSYFGTDLIWPNSIHITADEFGEYYLSVANDEDTLPVSQNGLLPVSSNGPNIYLIKFSASHSFVWGGYFGKGWFLDLKAKYGKVIATGRITSSLFPVTKHSFQTNFGSATLLAAVLQLDYSGNRHYASYYGGSYTTIGHGIDYNGVAKCIYLTGRTSSNTTSNDFPVTSGAFQTVYSGDGDAFLIKFTECFFPTEIDADTTTIFCRGDSVQLKADTGHSVYYWSNYDTLGQTWAYEEGNYWVRITDSSGCAAFDTVNIKITPDEFYRSPETFHATVDSTSSSEGKILLTWPPDSLENIFVSHYRLYSRHQDSTSFLVLADSIPFTQSTFLHENIN
- a CDS encoding gliding motility-associated C-terminal domain-containing protein, with amino-acid sequence MWIPNAFSPGQADGINDSFGPAGAWIKSYSMRIFNRWGELIYTTETSQPWDGANAPSGVYLFRITVSGFDGEVLREVGTVTVVE
- a CDS encoding cold shock domain-containing protein translates to MGKSQETFNKKEREKKRMKKRLEKQEKRDERKANSEGGALENMLAYIDENGNITDTPPDPAKKKKIDLSSIPLGVPKREKDETDAVLKGKVDFFDHCKGFGFIKVPGTNDRYFVHVNGLIDKIEEGDTVTFELERGMKGMNSVRVKKV